From the Polyangiaceae bacterium genome, one window contains:
- a CDS encoding aldo/keto reductase encodes MEYRSLGKSGLKVPVLCLGTMTFGEADENSFMHQVGCDEATSFQLMNAALDAGVCFLDTADVYGQDGLSERVLGKWFDKDKRRDETILATKFRFRMADGPNGTGAARHRILRSCENSLRRLKTDRIDLYQIHMQDIDTPEEETLRALDDLVRQGKVLYVGCSNYAAYRLVGSQWISKTQGLERFVSLQAQYSLVVRELERELVPTCREYGLGILPWSPLAGGFLSGKYQKDAPPPAGTRLAKWQERYKRFDNERNWRILSAVNEVAGQLDASASQVALAWLLRKPQVSSVIFGARSLAQLQDNLEAAVLTLSDDQFSSLESASAFEIGYPYEFMQNIQGRW; translated from the coding sequence GTGGAGTATCGCAGTCTCGGTAAGAGTGGTCTGAAGGTTCCGGTCCTGTGCCTTGGCACGATGACGTTCGGTGAGGCCGACGAGAATTCCTTCATGCATCAGGTGGGCTGCGACGAGGCCACCTCCTTTCAGCTCATGAACGCCGCTCTCGACGCGGGAGTCTGCTTCCTGGACACTGCCGACGTGTACGGCCAAGACGGCCTCAGCGAGCGCGTGCTCGGCAAGTGGTTCGACAAAGACAAGCGACGCGATGAAACGATCCTGGCCACCAAGTTTCGCTTCCGCATGGCCGATGGGCCCAACGGAACGGGCGCGGCACGGCATCGTATCCTTCGCAGCTGCGAGAACAGCTTGCGACGCCTGAAGACGGATCGCATCGACCTGTATCAGATCCACATGCAGGACATCGACACGCCGGAGGAGGAGACCCTGCGCGCGCTGGACGATCTGGTGAGGCAGGGCAAGGTGCTCTACGTCGGCTGCAGCAACTACGCCGCCTATCGCCTGGTGGGGTCGCAGTGGATCAGCAAGACCCAGGGGCTCGAGCGCTTCGTCTCGCTGCAGGCGCAGTACAGTTTGGTGGTGCGCGAACTCGAGCGCGAGTTGGTACCGACCTGTCGCGAGTACGGCCTGGGCATCTTGCCCTGGTCGCCCTTGGCCGGTGGCTTCTTGAGTGGCAAATACCAAAAGGACGCCCCGCCTCCTGCGGGCACGCGCTTGGCGAAGTGGCAAGAGCGCTACAAGCGCTTCGACAACGAGCGGAACTGGCGTATCCTGAGCGCGGTCAACGAGGTGGCGGGGCAGTTGGATGCGTCAGCGTCGCAAGTGGCGCTTGCGTGGCTATTGCGCAAACCACAGGTCAGCTCGGTGATCTTCGGCGCCCGTTCCCTCGCGCAACTGCAGGACAACCTCGAGGCGGCAGTGCTGACGCTGAGCGACGATCAGTTCTCGAGCCTGGAGTCGGCCAGCGCCTTCGAAATCGGATACCCCTACGAGTTCATGCAGAACATCCAGGGGCGTTGGTAG
- a CDS encoding beta-ketoacyl-ACP synthase III yields the protein MPNAYISGTGGYVPPRVVTNQDLVEQYGIDTSDDWIIQRTGIRERRFVEEGVYTSDLAVPACEMAIKNAGLNKTDIDLIILATLSPDHHFPGTGVYLQRKLGLPEGDNAKFVPCLDIRNQCSGFLYGLATASGMIQSGQLKHVLVVGSEVHSHAIDLTTRGRTVSTLFGDGAGAVVVSATDEDRGIRGWHLGADGRYADNLSLKVWDISRAPYFPVGDDGTGQVSAEMMWPYMEGKVVFKHAVTRMVETLMQTCAKHDLTKDDIDLFFFHQANLRINEYIANMIGLPPEKVPSNIEKYGNTTAATIPLLLEEAERTGKLERGMKIAMVAFGSGFTWGSAIVDW from the coding sequence GTGCCCAACGCTTACATCTCGGGAACTGGCGGCTACGTCCCACCTCGGGTGGTGACCAACCAAGATCTAGTCGAGCAGTACGGCATCGACACCAGCGACGACTGGATCATCCAGCGAACAGGGATCCGCGAGCGCCGCTTCGTGGAAGAGGGCGTGTACACCAGCGACCTGGCCGTACCCGCATGCGAGATGGCGATCAAGAACGCCGGTCTGAACAAGACCGACATCGACCTGATCATCCTCGCCACGCTGTCACCGGATCATCACTTTCCCGGGACGGGTGTCTACCTGCAACGCAAGTTGGGCCTACCCGAGGGCGACAATGCCAAGTTCGTTCCCTGCTTGGACATTCGCAACCAGTGCAGCGGCTTCTTGTACGGGCTGGCGACCGCCTCGGGCATGATCCAGAGCGGCCAGCTCAAGCACGTGCTGGTGGTGGGCTCGGAAGTCCATTCACACGCCATCGACTTGACGACCCGCGGTCGCACCGTTTCGACGCTGTTTGGCGACGGCGCAGGTGCCGTGGTGGTCAGCGCCACCGACGAGGATCGCGGCATTCGCGGTTGGCACCTCGGCGCGGATGGACGCTACGCCGACAACCTCAGCCTCAAGGTGTGGGACATCAGTCGCGCTCCCTACTTCCCCGTGGGAGACGACGGGACGGGTCAGGTCTCCGCGGAGATGATGTGGCCCTACATGGAGGGCAAGGTCGTGTTCAAGCACGCCGTCACGCGCATGGTCGAAACCCTGATGCAGACTTGCGCCAAGCACGATCTCACCAAGGACGACATCGACCTGTTTTTCTTCCACCAGGCCAATCTGCGCATCAACGAGTACATCGCGAACATGATCGGCCTGCCGCCCGAGAAGGTGCCGAGTAACATCGAGAAGTACGGCAACACCACGGCTGCGACGATCCCGCTGCTGCTCGAGGAAGCGGAGCGCACCGGCAAGCTCGAGCGCGGCATGAAGATCGCCATGGTCGCCTTCGGTTCCGGTTTCACCTGGGGTTCCGCCATCGTCGATTGGTGA
- a CDS encoding tetratricopeptide repeat protein has protein sequence MGKLPLLLSCTLLGCGANATQGPAAAPPPSPRDEPATPWSSLSVPQLEEHCAQQRAAACEELGNRVRFERGPDGGAERAAALYLRACEGGAATSCAQLGGMLQTGEGVAANTDQAATFYERACKGGVALACTSLGVLWAGAGKNLPRARELLNTGCDSGHAAACAYLATLYYEGSGGPRDTERAATLLQRACDANLAEACTMLGTVLEKASDDPAKLVRARKAFELSCNQDDALGCAGLGRALWSGAGGARDPDRAMSLWINACDRDVGRACWDLSRAHTERKEPDAAAQAAARACKQGIAEACSTAPP, from the coding sequence ATGGGGAAGCTCCCGCTGCTGTTGAGCTGCACGCTGCTCGGTTGCGGCGCGAACGCGACGCAAGGGCCTGCGGCTGCACCTCCACCAAGCCCCAGAGACGAACCCGCCACACCTTGGTCGAGCCTCTCTGTGCCGCAGCTCGAAGAGCACTGTGCGCAGCAGCGCGCGGCGGCCTGTGAGGAACTGGGCAATCGGGTCCGCTTCGAGCGCGGCCCCGACGGCGGCGCCGAGCGAGCGGCGGCGTTGTACCTTCGCGCCTGTGAAGGGGGCGCCGCCACGAGCTGCGCGCAGTTGGGGGGCATGCTGCAGACCGGCGAAGGCGTCGCTGCGAACACGGATCAGGCCGCGACCTTCTACGAGCGAGCCTGCAAGGGAGGCGTAGCGCTAGCGTGCACCAGCTTGGGCGTACTGTGGGCCGGAGCCGGAAAGAATCTGCCGCGCGCCCGAGAGCTGCTGAACACTGGCTGTGACTCGGGCCACGCAGCGGCGTGCGCGTATTTGGCCACCCTCTACTATGAAGGCAGCGGCGGCCCGCGAGACACGGAACGCGCTGCCACTCTGCTCCAGCGCGCTTGCGACGCGAATCTGGCGGAAGCCTGCACCATGCTGGGCACCGTGTTGGAAAAGGCCAGCGACGACCCGGCGAAGCTCGTGCGCGCCCGCAAGGCCTTCGAACTGAGCTGCAACCAGGACGACGCACTGGGCTGCGCCGGCCTGGGCCGTGCTTTGTGGTCCGGTGCGGGAGGCGCGCGCGATCCCGATCGCGCGATGTCGCTTTGGATCAATGCCTGCGATCGCGACGTTGGCCGGGCCTGCTGGGACTTGTCGCGGGCGCACACCGAACGCAAGGAACCCGACGCCGCTGCACAAGCTGCCGCGCGCGCGTGCAAGCAGGGGATTGCCGAAGCCTGCAGCACGGCCCCACCCTGA
- a CDS encoding protein kinase — protein MMERTVKAPRGGEVTEVQTALDSRSRAAQERAALAFEPGARIAGRYRVMRLLGQGGFGEVYEVLDGNRNEQPVALKIARLESSESRVLDALKSEFSLLSTLVHPNLAEVFDFGHLSDSTAFFTQRLVSGAPLGVVRVRPDDPTHVPLWSQLCHALDYLHARGILHGDIKPSNILVDERERRLTLLDFGISRAFGGHGERQMVGTFSYMAPEAITGAPVDARADLYSLGITLYRLIVGHPPFRGSSAEVLTAQLSQVAEPLPPHLVRPTVARVIEQLLCKEPGARYATASEVLRALAEATGYELPRETAESLSGYVLSSNLVGQASAQERLRRHVQGPVGAALLLTGESGSGKSRLLREARQYAQLAGCSWIGVAATSTWAQRSLVPTIARAVLTQETVEALDSDARVELSRALPELRLPRQRLGVPVDPERARRQRVRALAHAIGLRFRGRAGVIAVEDLHRLDESVLSLLALLVDECREQGAECRWVFTSWPDAALGWSERLGGACIELPLLDWAAARELLASMFGNGDLIAGTALGEALQHGRHSALFVQESLRLFLETGAIVRRGGAFQVQMPLPALELAQVLSQRVERRSAVERRVGLALAVLTGERTVAELQRVSGGKPAATAAALRAMVRAGLVEERFDPRVRAVYAMHDRLRDVWITRARRGRLTEIHRKAARMLMATARSDYRQLFEAAEHFVSAAQPDHAVRVLERTATAALGVGRPDQAAAALLRAEGLGSVSPARLLRLFDLCRIAGMRHEMQGALGALEEHAVDDDVLRPQVLLRRARAHIDFGDAEQARLSLDEATAAFAGRATAHDHARMAIEKARFDDEFGELGHALQHYLAAARQAQAAKARDVEARAWLGASLAHLRLGAPEDCAQCAARAQSAARAVGDPVLASDALRNMGNAAREVGKARRARGLYRRAVQVARDAGSPEAEAKALNNLGTVCQWLGLIPEAVSSLERALRLKLQLGLTASVLLTRNNLGGFFLAIGRLEDGERELSEVMRARGTAQPVIVSLAKSNLGDLCLLRGDVDAALDWYRQGHAGNLERGVAVQDSHALSGIIRSLLLRGQPGDLEEARSLLATLAALPGVDSLAEARRRHAVTEALVRDAAGDTRGALSAIRRARQLSTDALQLADVFSTHLEALWLEAIIQSRSGHRAAARRSVERARGLLDKLALRFSAGHERERFEQFHPLHRAVRAGQLDVPRGRVWGDGI, from the coding sequence ATGATGGAGCGCACCGTGAAGGCGCCCCGTGGCGGCGAGGTCACCGAGGTGCAAACCGCCCTCGACTCGCGTTCACGCGCGGCGCAGGAAAGAGCTGCGCTCGCATTCGAGCCCGGCGCGCGCATTGCGGGTCGCTATCGCGTGATGCGCCTGCTGGGGCAGGGGGGCTTCGGCGAGGTCTACGAGGTGCTCGACGGCAACCGGAACGAGCAGCCTGTCGCACTGAAGATCGCGCGGCTGGAATCCTCCGAGTCCCGCGTACTGGACGCGCTGAAGAGCGAGTTCTCCCTGCTTTCGACCCTGGTCCACCCCAATTTGGCAGAGGTTTTCGACTTCGGCCATCTCAGCGACAGCACCGCCTTCTTCACCCAGCGACTCGTGTCCGGTGCGCCGCTTGGTGTGGTGCGGGTGCGGCCTGACGATCCGACGCACGTCCCGTTGTGGTCCCAGTTGTGCCACGCCCTCGACTACCTTCACGCGCGGGGCATTCTGCACGGCGACATCAAGCCGTCCAACATCCTCGTTGACGAACGAGAGCGCCGGCTGACCTTGCTCGACTTCGGCATCTCGCGAGCCTTCGGCGGGCATGGTGAGCGACAGATGGTCGGCACGTTCTCCTACATGGCGCCGGAGGCAATCACCGGTGCGCCCGTCGATGCGCGCGCGGACCTGTACTCCCTTGGCATCACCTTGTATCGGCTGATCGTCGGTCATCCTCCCTTTCGTGGGAGTTCGGCGGAAGTGCTCACGGCGCAACTGTCCCAGGTTGCGGAACCGCTGCCCCCCCATCTTGTCCGCCCGACGGTTGCGCGGGTGATCGAGCAGCTGCTGTGCAAGGAACCGGGTGCGCGATATGCCACGGCGAGCGAGGTGCTGCGCGCTCTGGCCGAGGCCACGGGCTACGAGCTTCCTCGAGAAACGGCGGAGAGTCTCAGCGGCTACGTCCTCTCCAGCAATCTAGTGGGACAAGCGTCAGCTCAAGAGCGCCTGCGCCGGCACGTCCAAGGACCGGTGGGGGCCGCTCTGCTGCTGACGGGTGAGTCGGGCAGTGGAAAGTCTCGGCTGCTACGCGAGGCGCGTCAGTACGCCCAGCTCGCGGGGTGCAGTTGGATCGGAGTCGCTGCGACCAGCACCTGGGCACAGCGCAGCCTGGTGCCGACCATCGCGCGGGCAGTGCTCACGCAAGAAACCGTCGAGGCCCTCGACTCCGACGCGCGCGTGGAGCTGAGCCGGGCATTGCCGGAGCTGCGCCTACCACGCCAGCGCTTGGGCGTTCCCGTGGATCCCGAACGGGCGAGGCGACAGCGCGTGCGCGCCCTTGCGCATGCCATCGGACTCAGGTTTCGCGGGCGCGCGGGGGTCATTGCCGTCGAGGACTTGCATCGCCTCGACGAATCCGTGCTGAGCTTGCTTGCCCTCTTGGTGGATGAGTGCCGAGAGCAGGGCGCGGAATGCCGCTGGGTGTTCACGAGTTGGCCCGACGCTGCCTTGGGCTGGAGTGAACGACTGGGGGGCGCGTGCATCGAACTGCCGCTCTTGGACTGGGCCGCCGCTCGCGAGTTGCTCGCCTCCATGTTCGGAAACGGAGACCTGATCGCAGGGACCGCGCTCGGTGAGGCGCTGCAGCACGGACGCCACAGCGCGCTGTTCGTCCAAGAGTCACTGCGTCTCTTCTTGGAGACGGGCGCGATCGTGCGACGTGGAGGCGCGTTCCAGGTGCAGATGCCGCTGCCGGCCCTGGAACTCGCGCAAGTGCTGTCCCAGCGTGTGGAGCGCCGCAGCGCAGTCGAGCGTCGTGTCGGCCTCGCCCTGGCGGTGTTGACGGGGGAGCGTACGGTGGCCGAGTTACAGCGTGTTTCCGGTGGCAAGCCCGCGGCCACGGCCGCCGCACTCCGCGCCATGGTCCGGGCCGGCCTGGTCGAGGAGCGTTTCGACCCGCGCGTGCGTGCGGTCTACGCCATGCATGACCGGCTACGCGATGTCTGGATCACACGTGCCAGGCGAGGACGGTTGACGGAGATCCACCGCAAAGCCGCGCGCATGTTGATGGCGACTGCGCGCAGCGACTACCGTCAGCTCTTCGAGGCGGCGGAGCACTTCGTGTCGGCCGCGCAGCCCGACCACGCCGTTCGGGTTCTCGAACGCACTGCGACGGCCGCGTTGGGCGTCGGTCGACCCGATCAAGCGGCGGCCGCGCTCTTGCGCGCCGAGGGCCTGGGCTCCGTGAGTCCCGCGCGGTTGTTGCGCTTGTTCGATCTGTGCCGGATCGCCGGCATGCGGCACGAGATGCAGGGCGCGCTGGGGGCGCTCGAGGAGCACGCTGTCGACGACGACGTGTTGCGTCCCCAGGTGCTGTTGCGACGGGCTCGGGCCCACATCGACTTCGGCGATGCGGAGCAGGCGCGGCTATCGCTCGACGAGGCGACCGCGGCCTTCGCCGGGCGAGCGACGGCCCACGACCATGCGAGGATGGCGATCGAGAAGGCGCGCTTCGACGACGAGTTCGGCGAACTCGGCCATGCACTGCAGCACTACCTCGCCGCAGCGCGCCAGGCGCAGGCCGCGAAAGCCCGGGACGTGGAAGCTCGAGCTTGGCTTGGCGCCAGCCTGGCGCACCTGCGCCTGGGTGCGCCCGAGGACTGCGCCCAGTGCGCTGCGCGCGCCCAATCTGCGGCGCGAGCCGTAGGGGATCCCGTGCTGGCCTCCGACGCTCTGCGCAACATGGGCAACGCGGCGCGCGAAGTGGGCAAGGCCCGCCGCGCGCGCGGACTCTACCGGCGTGCCGTGCAGGTCGCGCGGGACGCGGGCAGTCCCGAGGCCGAGGCCAAGGCGCTCAACAACTTGGGAACCGTGTGCCAATGGTTGGGACTCATTCCCGAAGCCGTGTCCAGCCTGGAGCGCGCTCTGCGGCTGAAGCTGCAACTGGGCCTCACGGCTTCCGTGCTGCTCACGCGCAACAACCTCGGCGGCTTCTTTCTGGCGATCGGTCGGTTGGAAGATGGCGAGCGCGAGCTGAGCGAAGTGATGCGCGCCAGAGGAACGGCTCAGCCGGTGATCGTGTCCCTGGCGAAGTCGAATCTCGGCGACCTGTGTCTGCTGCGCGGGGACGTCGACGCTGCCCTCGACTGGTATCGGCAGGGGCACGCCGGAAACCTCGAGCGCGGAGTAGCCGTGCAGGATTCTCACGCGCTGTCGGGGATCATCCGCTCCCTGCTGTTGCGTGGGCAACCGGGAGACCTGGAAGAAGCACGTTCGCTGCTGGCCACCCTCGCGGCGTTGCCGGGCGTGGATTCGCTAGCCGAGGCCCGGCGCCGCCACGCCGTGACGGAAGCCTTGGTACGCGATGCAGCCGGCGACACGCGGGGTGCATTGAGCGCCATTCGGCGCGCTCGCCAGCTCTCCACGGACGCGCTGCAGCTCGCCGACGTGTTCAGCACGCATCTGGAAGCACTGTGGTTGGAGGCGATCATACAGTCTCGCAGTGGGCACCGCGCTGCGGCGAGGCGTAGTGTCGAACGTGCCCGCGGATTGCTCGACAAGCTCGCCCTGCGCTTCTCTGCGGGGCACGAGCGCGAACGCTTCGAGCAGTTTCATCCCTTGCACCGAGCCGTTCGCGCCGGGCAACTCGACGTACCTCGCGGACGCGTGTGGGGCGACGGCATCTGA
- the lgt gene encoding prolipoprotein diacylglyceryl transferase — MPTFTWDIDPIFFKIGPLALRYYSLLFVFVFLGGYWLLKWQVERGGGDEEDAGDFIVYGVLGVLVGSRLGHVLFYDLDKALKDPLWVFRIWEGGLASHGAVLGLIFAMYLFTKRRRIPFLEGSDRFAFSAALGATLVRVGNFFNSEIVGRLTDQSWGVRFPRYDRGVPEAPLRYPSQLYEVALGLFVLLCLYLWDKRLGGEKRPRGAMISLFFALYFPGRFVIEFYKEHQTLEPTSFLTMGQYLSIPGALLGFYGLWWSFQRRLPVGWATPGARLHDEDDEDFDDDDDLDETDRLEDDVEDALAGDDDEDDEPVSKPPVKKGKKAKKKAKKSKGAGSAKKRAAKKPAPPPEDDDDDDDDDDDGASKPAAESTKDDTAKAKAKAPNAEDDDEDEDDDDDESKAPSSDDDDDDESKAPSSDDDDDEDDKSSS, encoded by the coding sequence GTGCCGACGTTCACATGGGACATCGATCCGATCTTCTTCAAGATCGGCCCCCTCGCCCTCCGCTACTACAGCTTGCTCTTCGTCTTCGTGTTCCTTGGTGGCTATTGGCTCCTCAAGTGGCAGGTCGAACGCGGAGGTGGCGACGAGGAGGACGCAGGGGACTTCATCGTCTATGGCGTGCTCGGCGTACTGGTCGGCTCGCGCTTGGGGCACGTGCTCTTCTACGACTTGGACAAGGCACTCAAGGATCCGCTGTGGGTGTTTCGCATCTGGGAAGGTGGCCTGGCCAGTCACGGTGCCGTGCTGGGGCTCATCTTCGCGATGTACCTGTTCACCAAGCGAAGACGTATTCCGTTCCTCGAAGGCTCGGACCGCTTTGCGTTCTCGGCGGCACTCGGTGCGACCCTGGTGCGCGTAGGCAACTTCTTCAACTCGGAGATTGTCGGTCGGCTGACGGATCAGAGCTGGGGTGTTCGCTTTCCGCGCTACGATCGCGGCGTACCCGAGGCGCCCCTGCGCTACCCGAGCCAGCTCTACGAAGTCGCCTTGGGCTTGTTCGTGTTGCTCTGCCTCTACCTCTGGGACAAGCGACTCGGCGGCGAGAAGCGTCCACGCGGCGCCATGATCAGCCTGTTCTTCGCCCTCTATTTCCCCGGGCGCTTCGTGATCGAGTTCTACAAAGAACACCAGACCTTGGAACCGACGTCCTTTCTGACCATGGGTCAGTACCTGTCCATTCCCGGAGCCTTGCTGGGCTTCTACGGGCTGTGGTGGAGCTTTCAGCGTCGCTTGCCCGTGGGTTGGGCGACCCCGGGCGCTCGCTTGCACGACGAGGACGATGAGGACTTCGACGACGACGACGATCTCGACGAGACGGATCGCCTCGAAGATGACGTGGAAGACGCTCTCGCTGGCGACGACGACGAGGACGACGAGCCCGTCTCCAAGCCGCCCGTGAAGAAGGGCAAGAAGGCGAAGAAGAAGGCGAAGAAGTCCAAGGGCGCGGGAAGCGCGAAGAAGCGCGCAGCAAAGAAGCCCGCGCCGCCTCCCGAGGACGACGACGACGACGACGACGACGACGACGACGGCGCGTCCAAGCCTGCCGCCGAGTCCACCAAGGACGACACAGCGAAGGCCAAGGCCAAGGCGCCAAACGCCGAGGACGACGACGAAGATGAGGACGACGACGACGACGAGTCGAAGGCTCCGTCGTCAGATGACGACGACGACGACGAGTCGAAGGCTCCGTCGTCAGATGACGACGACGACGAGGACGACAAGTCCTCTTCCTGA
- the dapB gene encoding 4-hydroxy-tetrahydrodipicolinate reductase, translating to MKLALHGATGRMGLAVTRLAHAAEDIQIVGAVCSSSDPGEGRDLGDLAGVGHLGVEATADVGSGLLGADVVIDFSTAAAVPALLASAARAGVAVVSGTTNLSAAGLQAVDKAAEAVPVLWAPNTSLGVQVLAELVRQAVSRLGPGYDVEIVEIHHRRKVDAPSGTAKRLADAARSVRSELREVSGREGEVGARTAEEMGVFGVRGGDVIGDHTVYLLGPAERIELTHRATSRELFAHGAVTAARFVHGKPPKRYTIADVLG from the coding sequence GTGAAGCTCGCCCTGCACGGCGCGACCGGGCGCATGGGCCTTGCCGTTACGCGCTTGGCGCACGCCGCGGAGGACATTCAGATCGTCGGTGCCGTCTGTTCCAGCTCGGATCCCGGCGAGGGCAGAGACCTCGGCGACTTGGCGGGGGTCGGGCATCTTGGCGTGGAGGCCACTGCGGACGTCGGCTCGGGGCTGCTGGGAGCCGACGTGGTCATCGACTTTTCCACGGCGGCGGCGGTTCCTGCGCTTCTGGCCAGCGCCGCGCGGGCTGGCGTTGCGGTCGTCAGTGGCACCACGAACCTCAGCGCTGCCGGGCTCCAAGCCGTAGACAAGGCTGCGGAAGCGGTGCCGGTGCTGTGGGCACCCAACACCAGCTTGGGCGTGCAGGTGCTCGCGGAGCTGGTGCGCCAAGCGGTTTCTCGCCTTGGCCCGGGTTACGACGTGGAAATCGTGGAGATCCATCATCGCCGCAAGGTGGACGCCCCAAGCGGCACGGCGAAACGCTTGGCGGATGCGGCTCGTTCGGTTCGCAGCGAGCTCCGCGAGGTGTCCGGGCGCGAAGGCGAGGTCGGCGCGCGTACCGCGGAGGAGATGGGAGTCTTTGGCGTGCGTGGCGGGGATGTCATCGGCGACCACACCGTGTACCTGCTCGGCCCTGCGGAGCGCATCGAGCTGACTCATCGCGCCACGAGTCGCGAGCTGTTCGCCCATGGTGCAGTGACGGCGGCTCGCTTCGTGCACGGCAAGCCGCCGAAGCGCTACACCATCGCCGACGTGCTGGGGTGA
- the dapA gene encoding 4-hydroxy-tetrahydrodipicolinate synthase, whose protein sequence is MANMVLRGAMTALVTPFEEDVTRVDWAAFEKLVASQLEGRISGLVPCGTTGETPTLSDAEQREVIQRTAKLAKGKVPIFAGTGSNDTKKSITASKAALEAGADGVMIVMPYYNKPSQEGMFQHVKTIAGAVGCPIILYNIPGRTGIELSADTTLRLLDACPNVISVKDATGNVGYCQEVIRRAGDRVQLMSGDDPMTLPMMAVGVKGVISVTSNIFPRQVTEVVEAVENGRWEEARAKHLALYPVHKVLFVEPNPQPTKAALAARGMMRASVRLPLVEASDATKALVTKTLAEYEAR, encoded by the coding sequence ATGGCAAACATGGTCTTGCGCGGCGCCATGACCGCGCTCGTCACGCCGTTCGAAGAAGACGTCACTCGCGTCGATTGGGCTGCCTTCGAGAAGCTCGTGGCTTCGCAGTTGGAGGGACGCATCAGTGGGTTGGTTCCGTGCGGGACCACCGGTGAGACGCCCACCTTGAGCGACGCTGAGCAGCGCGAGGTGATTCAGCGCACCGCCAAGCTGGCCAAGGGCAAGGTGCCCATCTTTGCGGGCACAGGCAGCAACGACACCAAGAAGAGCATCACCGCATCGAAGGCCGCGCTGGAGGCCGGTGCCGATGGCGTGATGATCGTGATGCCCTACTACAACAAGCCTTCCCAGGAGGGCATGTTCCAGCACGTGAAGACGATTGCCGGTGCAGTCGGCTGCCCGATCATCCTCTACAACATTCCCGGGCGGACCGGCATCGAGCTGTCAGCAGATACCACTCTGCGCCTACTCGACGCCTGCCCCAACGTCATCTCGGTCAAGGATGCGACGGGCAACGTGGGTTACTGTCAGGAAGTCATTCGCCGCGCGGGCGATCGCGTACAGCTGATGAGCGGTGACGACCCCATGACGCTGCCGATGATGGCCGTGGGCGTGAAGGGCGTGATCAGCGTGACCAGCAACATCTTCCCGCGTCAGGTGACGGAAGTAGTCGAGGCTGTAGAGAACGGGCGCTGGGAAGAAGCGCGAGCCAAGCACTTGGCGCTGTACCCAGTTCACAAGGTGCTGTTCGTCGAACCGAATCCGCAGCCCACGAAGGCGGCACTAGCTGCCCGAGGCATGATGCGGGCTTCAGTGCGTTTGCCCTTGGTCGAGGCCAGCGATGCGACCAAAGCACTGGTGACGAAGACGCTTGCGGAGTACGAGGCACGGTGA